One segment of Peromyscus leucopus breed LL Stock chromosome 5, UCI_PerLeu_2.1, whole genome shotgun sequence DNA contains the following:
- the LOC114700372 gene encoding putative vomeronasal receptor-like protein 4, translating into MVLDPVKGTVFFCLTGLGTMGNISVFVSYMHMFQSTEKKPIYLILAHLALTNIIMLLSKGMPKTIEAFNFGNFLDDTSCKVVVYLARASRGLSICTSSLLTVVQAITISPRHSRWQRFTLKTPQHIVSSLLFFWILNFLISMNLPYYIKSINSTNITQVRKSGNYCYFLPESWITRWIFLILMVLRDAVFQGAMGGASGYMVSLLHKHHQHVLYLQKAKLLCRTPPELRAAQSVLLLMFCFLFFYWADCFISLIFTFFLENYSKILYVPEFLTLGYAVISPFILIQRDGHLTTKYCHTQ; encoded by the coding sequence ATGGTTTTGGACCCTGTGAAGGGCACAGTCTTCTTCTGTCTCACTGGGCTTGGCACCATGGGGAACATCTCAGTTTTTGTGAGTTACATGCACATGTTCCAAAGCACTGAAAAGAAACCTATATACCTCATTCTTGCTCACTTGGCACTCACAAACATCATAATGCTTCTTTCGAAAGGGATGCCGAAGACTATAGAAGCCTTTAATTTTGGAAACTTCTTAGATGACACCAGTTGTAAAGTTGTTGTTTACCTGGCAAGAGCATCCCGGGGCCTCTCCATCTGCACCAGCAGTCTCCTCACTGTGGTCCAGGCCATCACCATCAGCCCCAGACACTCCAGGTGGCAGAGGTTCACCCTAAAGACTCCACAGCACATTGTTTCCTCACTGCTTTTCTTTTGGATACTCAATTTCTTGATCAGCATGAATTTACCATATTACATCAAAAGTATCAACAGTACGAACATAACACAGGTTAGAAAAAGTGGCAACTATTGCTATTTTCTGCCAGAAAGCTGGATAACAAGATGGATTTTTCTCATCCTCATGGTCCTGAGAGATGCTGTGTTTCAGGGAGCCATGGGAGGGGCCAGTGGCTACATGGTATCTCTTCTCCACAAGCACCACCAGCATGTCCTCTACCTTCAGAAGGCCAAGCTTCTCTGCAGAACTCCCCCTGAGCTGAGAGCTGCCCAGAGTGTCCTCCTTCtgatgttctgttttcttttcttctattgggcagattgttttatttctttaatttttactttcttcttagAAAATTATTCCAAAATACTGTATGTTCCAGAGTTTCTAACTCTTGGATATGCAGTTATCAGCCCCTTCATACTTATTCAGAGAGATGGACATCTGACAACTAAATATTGTCATACTCAGTAA